A window from Salvia miltiorrhiza cultivar Shanhuang (shh) chromosome 2, IMPLAD_Smil_shh, whole genome shotgun sequence encodes these proteins:
- the LOC131011677 gene encoding G-box-binding factor 4-like isoform X1, producing MASSKIMASSTSRDSDLKRKLSACTSTSSTADFLRIDSGSNARGDLASGSAVLGGFLSNACVARNSAPDQVHRAAVEAESSSSTLLNAEITLLDAAGAVTPISDGEREPPRMARKTVDDVWREIVAGKKSEKQPKEEMMTLEDFLAKAGAEEEDEEVEATRTSVEVKEEGLSGRFYSLESGSGAIGAALSGGLDVGGLSGGRGRRSLSLLEPMDKAAQQRQRRMIKNRESAARSRERKQAYQVELESMAVRLEEENEQLLKEKAEWTKKRLKQLMENVIPVVEKRKPRRLQKVRSI from the exons ATGGCGTCGTCGAAGATCATGGCTTCTTCGACATCGCGCGATTCGGATCTCAAGCGCAAGCTCTCGGCGTGTACTTCCACCTCCTCGACTGCAGATTTTCTCAGGATTGATAGCGGCAGCAATGCTCGCGGTGATTTGGCCTCCGGTTCTGCGGTGCTGGGCGGATTTTTGAGTAATGCTTGTGTGGCAAGGAATTCGGCTCCGGATCAGGTTCATCGGGCGGCTGTTGAGGCGGAGAGTAGCTCGAGTACGCTGTTGAATGCAGAGATCACGCTTCTAGACGCGGCTGGGGCGGTTACTCCGATTAGCGATGGAGAGAGGGAGCCGCCGAGGATGGCTAGGAAAACGGTGGATGATGTGTGGAGGGAGATTGTGGCGGGGAAGAAAAGTGAGAAGCAGCCGAAGGAGGAGATGATGACTCTGGAGGATTTTTTGGCCAAGGCTGGCgcggaggaggaggacgagGAGGTGGAGGCGACGAGGACAAGTGTGGAGGTGAAGGAGGAGGGTTTAAGTGGGAGGTTTTACAGTTTGGAGAGTGGCTCTGGTGCGATTGGAGCGGCACTGAGTGGGGGGTTGGATGTTGGGGGTTTGAGTGGAGGGAGAGGGAGGAGAAGTTTGAGTTTGTTGGAACCCATGGATAAGGCTGCGCAGCAAAGACAGAGAAGGATGATTAAGAACAGGGAATCTGCAGCGAGGTCTAGAGAGCGTAAGCAG GCGTATCAGGTGGAACTGGAGTCAATGGCGGTGAGACTGGAGGAAGAAAATGAGCAGCTATTAAAAGAGAAG GCAGAGTGGACGAAGAAGAGGCTTAAGCAG CTTATGGAGAATGTAATTCCTGTAGTGGAGAAGCGAAAGCCACGACGGCTGCAGAAAGTTCGGTCGATCTAA
- the LOC131011677 gene encoding G-box-binding factor 4-like isoform X2, with protein sequence MASSKIMASSTSRDSDLKRKLSACTSTSSTADFLRIDSGSNARGDLASGSAVLGGFLSNACVARNSAPDQVHRAAVEAESSSSTLLNAEITLLDAAGAVTPISDGEREPPRMARKTVDDVWREIVAGKKSEKQPKEEMMTLEDFLAKAGAEEEDEEVEATRTSVEVKEEGLSGRFYSLESGSGAIGAALSGGLDVGGLSGGRGRRSLSLLEPMDKAAQQRQRRMIKNRESAARSRERKQAYQVELESMAVRLEEENEQLLKEKLFGLEIVHLIFLRLS encoded by the exons ATGGCGTCGTCGAAGATCATGGCTTCTTCGACATCGCGCGATTCGGATCTCAAGCGCAAGCTCTCGGCGTGTACTTCCACCTCCTCGACTGCAGATTTTCTCAGGATTGATAGCGGCAGCAATGCTCGCGGTGATTTGGCCTCCGGTTCTGCGGTGCTGGGCGGATTTTTGAGTAATGCTTGTGTGGCAAGGAATTCGGCTCCGGATCAGGTTCATCGGGCGGCTGTTGAGGCGGAGAGTAGCTCGAGTACGCTGTTGAATGCAGAGATCACGCTTCTAGACGCGGCTGGGGCGGTTACTCCGATTAGCGATGGAGAGAGGGAGCCGCCGAGGATGGCTAGGAAAACGGTGGATGATGTGTGGAGGGAGATTGTGGCGGGGAAGAAAAGTGAGAAGCAGCCGAAGGAGGAGATGATGACTCTGGAGGATTTTTTGGCCAAGGCTGGCgcggaggaggaggacgagGAGGTGGAGGCGACGAGGACAAGTGTGGAGGTGAAGGAGGAGGGTTTAAGTGGGAGGTTTTACAGTTTGGAGAGTGGCTCTGGTGCGATTGGAGCGGCACTGAGTGGGGGGTTGGATGTTGGGGGTTTGAGTGGAGGGAGAGGGAGGAGAAGTTTGAGTTTGTTGGAACCCATGGATAAGGCTGCGCAGCAAAGACAGAGAAGGATGATTAAGAACAGGGAATCTGCAGCGAGGTCTAGAGAGCGTAAGCAG GCGTATCAGGTGGAACTGGAGTCAATGGCGGTGAGACTGGAGGAAGAAAATGAGCAGCTATTAAAAGAGAAG TTGTTTGGTCTGGAGATTGTCCATCTTATATTTTTACGACTTTCCTAG
- the LOC131011677 gene encoding G-box-binding factor 4-like isoform X4: MASSKIMASSTSRDSDLKRKLSACTSTSSTADFLRIDSGSNARGDLASGSAVLGGFLSNACVARNSAPDQVHRAAVEAESSSSTLLNAEITLLDAAGAVTPISDGEREPPRMARKTVDDVWREIVAGKKSEKQPKEEMMTLEDFLAKAGAEEEDEEVEATRTSVEVKEEGLSGRFYSLESGSGAIGAALSGGLDVGGLSGGRGRRSLSLLEPMDKAAQQRQRRMIKNRESAARSRERKQAYQVELESMAVRLEEENEQLLKEKPHGLRN; the protein is encoded by the exons ATGGCGTCGTCGAAGATCATGGCTTCTTCGACATCGCGCGATTCGGATCTCAAGCGCAAGCTCTCGGCGTGTACTTCCACCTCCTCGACTGCAGATTTTCTCAGGATTGATAGCGGCAGCAATGCTCGCGGTGATTTGGCCTCCGGTTCTGCGGTGCTGGGCGGATTTTTGAGTAATGCTTGTGTGGCAAGGAATTCGGCTCCGGATCAGGTTCATCGGGCGGCTGTTGAGGCGGAGAGTAGCTCGAGTACGCTGTTGAATGCAGAGATCACGCTTCTAGACGCGGCTGGGGCGGTTACTCCGATTAGCGATGGAGAGAGGGAGCCGCCGAGGATGGCTAGGAAAACGGTGGATGATGTGTGGAGGGAGATTGTGGCGGGGAAGAAAAGTGAGAAGCAGCCGAAGGAGGAGATGATGACTCTGGAGGATTTTTTGGCCAAGGCTGGCgcggaggaggaggacgagGAGGTGGAGGCGACGAGGACAAGTGTGGAGGTGAAGGAGGAGGGTTTAAGTGGGAGGTTTTACAGTTTGGAGAGTGGCTCTGGTGCGATTGGAGCGGCACTGAGTGGGGGGTTGGATGTTGGGGGTTTGAGTGGAGGGAGAGGGAGGAGAAGTTTGAGTTTGTTGGAACCCATGGATAAGGCTGCGCAGCAAAGACAGAGAAGGATGATTAAGAACAGGGAATCTGCAGCGAGGTCTAGAGAGCGTAAGCAG GCGTATCAGGTGGAACTGGAGTCAATGGCGGTGAGACTGGAGGAAGAAAATGAGCAGCTATTAAAAGAGAAG CCACACGGTCTAAGAAATTGA
- the LOC131011677 gene encoding G-box-binding factor 4-like isoform X3 — protein MASSKIMASSTSRDSDLKRKLSACTSTSSTADFLRIDSGSNARGDLASGSAVLGGFLSNACVARNSAPDQVHRAAVEAESSSSTLLNAEITLLDAAGAVTPISDGEREPPRMARKTVDDVWREIVAGKKSEKQPKEEMMTLEDFLAKAGAEEEDEEVEATRTSVEVKEEGLSGRFYSLESGSGAIGAALSGGLDVGGLSGGRGRRSLSLLEPMDKAAQQRQRRMIKNRESAARSRERKQAYQVELESMAVRLEEENEQLLKEKFPIQALNFKLNWRFL, from the exons ATGGCGTCGTCGAAGATCATGGCTTCTTCGACATCGCGCGATTCGGATCTCAAGCGCAAGCTCTCGGCGTGTACTTCCACCTCCTCGACTGCAGATTTTCTCAGGATTGATAGCGGCAGCAATGCTCGCGGTGATTTGGCCTCCGGTTCTGCGGTGCTGGGCGGATTTTTGAGTAATGCTTGTGTGGCAAGGAATTCGGCTCCGGATCAGGTTCATCGGGCGGCTGTTGAGGCGGAGAGTAGCTCGAGTACGCTGTTGAATGCAGAGATCACGCTTCTAGACGCGGCTGGGGCGGTTACTCCGATTAGCGATGGAGAGAGGGAGCCGCCGAGGATGGCTAGGAAAACGGTGGATGATGTGTGGAGGGAGATTGTGGCGGGGAAGAAAAGTGAGAAGCAGCCGAAGGAGGAGATGATGACTCTGGAGGATTTTTTGGCCAAGGCTGGCgcggaggaggaggacgagGAGGTGGAGGCGACGAGGACAAGTGTGGAGGTGAAGGAGGAGGGTTTAAGTGGGAGGTTTTACAGTTTGGAGAGTGGCTCTGGTGCGATTGGAGCGGCACTGAGTGGGGGGTTGGATGTTGGGGGTTTGAGTGGAGGGAGAGGGAGGAGAAGTTTGAGTTTGTTGGAACCCATGGATAAGGCTGCGCAGCAAAGACAGAGAAGGATGATTAAGAACAGGGAATCTGCAGCGAGGTCTAGAGAGCGTAAGCAG GCGTATCAGGTGGAACTGGAGTCAATGGCGGTGAGACTGGAGGAAGAAAATGAGCAGCTATTAAAAGAGAAG TTTCCGATCCAAGCCTTGAATTTCAAGTTAAATTGGAGATTCCTATAG
- the LOC131011678 gene encoding probable mediator of RNA polymerase II transcription subunit 26c isoform X2, producing MDLNEFRSVMSDSGIDVWTWIDMAISVASADHEIELRNRRDGIVQKLFASPCENCVKRNESDQQNHQGIQPDKNVEHDDEHRKILQIKNLLDDHSQNEKSMIELLQRLLDMNTTFTTLKETEIGKHVTKLRKHSSNEVRRLVKVLVRKWRDTVDEWVRQNTPIEEEATEFNDQASYLFAKDDARIHNSVKDVSCHSTPPKRKAKDNGIILNDEDYQESQYAKKQRRPQPQVMDIPKFKNSIVPNNGGSVPIKY from the exons ATGGATTTGAACGAGTTTCGCTCCGTCATGTCGGATTCCGGCATTGATGTCTGGACTTGGATCGATATGGCGATATCCGTGGCGTCTGCTGATCATGAAATCGAGCTCCGGAATCGCAGAGATGGAATTGTTCAGAAGCTCTTTGCATCGCCATGTGAGAATTGTGTGAAGAGGAATGAGAGTGATCAGCAAAATCATCAAGGAATCCAACCAGATAAAAATGTGGAACACGATGATGAGCACAGGAAGATTCTACAAATCAAGAACCTTCTAGACGATCATAGCCAG AATGAGAAATCTATGATTGAGCTTCTTCAGAGGCTTTTGGACATGAATACTACTTTTACAACTCTCAAG GAAACTGAAATAGGAAAACATGTAACTAAACTGCGAAAGCATTCATCAAATGAAGTGCGGAGACTGGTGAAAGTTCTTGTAAG AAAATGGAGGGATACTGTTGATGAATGGGTGAGGCAGAATACGCCTATAGAAGAAGAAGCCACTGAATTCAatg ATCAAGCATCCTATTTATTTGCTAAAGATGATGCAAGAATTCACAACAGTGTGAAAGATGTTTCCTGTCATTCAACTCCACCAAAG AGGAAAGCAAAGGATAATGGGATTATATTGAATGATGAAGATTATCAAGAATCTCAATATG CCAAGAAACAAAGAAGGCCACAACCACAAGTAATGGATATCCCAAAATTCAAGAATTCGATTGTTCCCAACAATGGAGGCAGTGTCCCTATAAAATACTG A
- the LOC131011678 gene encoding probable mediator of RNA polymerase II transcription subunit 26c isoform X4 — MDLNEFRSVMSDSGIDVWTWIDMAISVASADHEIELRNRRDGIVQKLFASPCENCVKRNESDQQNHQGIQPDKNVEHDDEHRKILQIKNLLDDHSQNEKSMIELLQRLLDMNTTFTTLKETEIGKHVTKLRKHSSNEVRRLVKVLVRKWRDTVDEWVRQNTPIEEEATEFNDDARIHNSVKDVSCHSTPPKRKAKDNGIILNDEDYQESQYAKKQRRPQPQVMDIPKFKNSIVPNNGGSVPIKY, encoded by the exons ATGGATTTGAACGAGTTTCGCTCCGTCATGTCGGATTCCGGCATTGATGTCTGGACTTGGATCGATATGGCGATATCCGTGGCGTCTGCTGATCATGAAATCGAGCTCCGGAATCGCAGAGATGGAATTGTTCAGAAGCTCTTTGCATCGCCATGTGAGAATTGTGTGAAGAGGAATGAGAGTGATCAGCAAAATCATCAAGGAATCCAACCAGATAAAAATGTGGAACACGATGATGAGCACAGGAAGATTCTACAAATCAAGAACCTTCTAGACGATCATAGCCAG AATGAGAAATCTATGATTGAGCTTCTTCAGAGGCTTTTGGACATGAATACTACTTTTACAACTCTCAAG GAAACTGAAATAGGAAAACATGTAACTAAACTGCGAAAGCATTCATCAAATGAAGTGCGGAGACTGGTGAAAGTTCTTGTAAG AAAATGGAGGGATACTGTTGATGAATGGGTGAGGCAGAATACGCCTATAGAAGAAGAAGCCACTGAATTCAatg ATGATGCAAGAATTCACAACAGTGTGAAAGATGTTTCCTGTCATTCAACTCCACCAAAG AGGAAAGCAAAGGATAATGGGATTATATTGAATGATGAAGATTATCAAGAATCTCAATATG CCAAGAAACAAAGAAGGCCACAACCACAAGTAATGGATATCCCAAAATTCAAGAATTCGATTGTTCCCAACAATGGAGGCAGTGTCCCTATAAAATACTG A
- the LOC131011678 gene encoding probable mediator of RNA polymerase II transcription subunit 26c isoform X1 encodes MDLNEFRSVMSDSGIDVWTWIDMAISVASADHEIELRNRRDGIVQKLFASPCENCVKRNESDQQNHQGIQPDKNVEHDDEHRKILQIKNLLDDHSQNEKSMIELLQRLLDMNTTFTTLKETEIGKHVTKLRKHSSNEVRRLVKVLVRKWRDTVDEWVRQNTPIEEEATEFNDQASYLFAKDDARIHNSVKDVSCHSTPPKRKAKDNGIILNDEDYQESQYAKKQRRPQPQVMDIPKFKNSIVPNNGGSVPIKYW; translated from the exons ATGGATTTGAACGAGTTTCGCTCCGTCATGTCGGATTCCGGCATTGATGTCTGGACTTGGATCGATATGGCGATATCCGTGGCGTCTGCTGATCATGAAATCGAGCTCCGGAATCGCAGAGATGGAATTGTTCAGAAGCTCTTTGCATCGCCATGTGAGAATTGTGTGAAGAGGAATGAGAGTGATCAGCAAAATCATCAAGGAATCCAACCAGATAAAAATGTGGAACACGATGATGAGCACAGGAAGATTCTACAAATCAAGAACCTTCTAGACGATCATAGCCAG AATGAGAAATCTATGATTGAGCTTCTTCAGAGGCTTTTGGACATGAATACTACTTTTACAACTCTCAAG GAAACTGAAATAGGAAAACATGTAACTAAACTGCGAAAGCATTCATCAAATGAAGTGCGGAGACTGGTGAAAGTTCTTGTAAG AAAATGGAGGGATACTGTTGATGAATGGGTGAGGCAGAATACGCCTATAGAAGAAGAAGCCACTGAATTCAatg ATCAAGCATCCTATTTATTTGCTAAAGATGATGCAAGAATTCACAACAGTGTGAAAGATGTTTCCTGTCATTCAACTCCACCAAAG AGGAAAGCAAAGGATAATGGGATTATATTGAATGATGAAGATTATCAAGAATCTCAATATG CCAAGAAACAAAGAAGGCCACAACCACAAGTAATGGATATCCCAAAATTCAAGAATTCGATTGTTCCCAACAATGGAGGCAGTGTCCCTATAAAATACTGGTGA
- the LOC131011678 gene encoding probable mediator of RNA polymerase II transcription subunit 26c isoform X3 has translation MDLNEFRSVMSDSGIDVWTWIDMAISVASADHEIELRNRRDGIVQKLFASPCENCVKRNESDQQNHQGIQPDKNVEHDDEHRKILQIKNLLDDHSQNEKSMIELLQRLLDMNTTFTTLKETEIGKHVTKLRKHSSNEVRRLVKVLVRKWRDTVDEWVRQNTPIEEEATEFNDDARIHNSVKDVSCHSTPPKRKAKDNGIILNDEDYQESQYAKKQRRPQPQVMDIPKFKNSIVPNNGGSVPIKYW, from the exons ATGGATTTGAACGAGTTTCGCTCCGTCATGTCGGATTCCGGCATTGATGTCTGGACTTGGATCGATATGGCGATATCCGTGGCGTCTGCTGATCATGAAATCGAGCTCCGGAATCGCAGAGATGGAATTGTTCAGAAGCTCTTTGCATCGCCATGTGAGAATTGTGTGAAGAGGAATGAGAGTGATCAGCAAAATCATCAAGGAATCCAACCAGATAAAAATGTGGAACACGATGATGAGCACAGGAAGATTCTACAAATCAAGAACCTTCTAGACGATCATAGCCAG AATGAGAAATCTATGATTGAGCTTCTTCAGAGGCTTTTGGACATGAATACTACTTTTACAACTCTCAAG GAAACTGAAATAGGAAAACATGTAACTAAACTGCGAAAGCATTCATCAAATGAAGTGCGGAGACTGGTGAAAGTTCTTGTAAG AAAATGGAGGGATACTGTTGATGAATGGGTGAGGCAGAATACGCCTATAGAAGAAGAAGCCACTGAATTCAatg ATGATGCAAGAATTCACAACAGTGTGAAAGATGTTTCCTGTCATTCAACTCCACCAAAG AGGAAAGCAAAGGATAATGGGATTATATTGAATGATGAAGATTATCAAGAATCTCAATATG CCAAGAAACAAAGAAGGCCACAACCACAAGTAATGGATATCCCAAAATTCAAGAATTCGATTGTTCCCAACAATGGAGGCAGTGTCCCTATAAAATACTGGTGA